The genome window TGGGATGTGCTTTGCGGAAGAACCAGTCATTCCTGTTTGATTACAGGTTTTCTGTTATTTCGGAGAGTTCATCAGCAGAGCTGGCTACCTGCGCCACGGCCTGGTTCATATCCTCCATGACTCTGAAGAACTTTTCCAATTCCTTTTGAATTTGCATGCTCTGCTCTTTGCCATCCATCACGGAACTCATGATGCCCTCGAAAAAGGCATTCGTTTCGTTCGTCATCGACGTACTGGATGCTACAAGCGCCTGGATTTCTGTGAACACCATAGACAAAACGCCTGTCTGCTGGTTGGTCTTCTCGATCAATTCCCGTACTCCAAAAACCGATTGCTTCGTTTGTTCCGCCAATTTGCGCACTTCATCAGCGACCACGGCGAAGCCCCGTCCTTGTTCGCCTGCACGGGCAGCCTCGATCGCTGCATTGAGCGCGAGCAGGTTTGTCTGTTCCGCAATCGCCGTAACGACATTGACAATGCCGCGGATTTTTTCCGAGTTTTCCTCGAGCGTATTCATTTCCTCGGAGATCTGCTTGGCGCTTTCCGCAATCAGCTGCATTTGCTCCTGCTGCTTCTCCAGCTTCTCCTTCCCTTCCTGGGAAAGCTGATGGGCCTTGTTGGAGTAATTCGATCCATTTTCCGCCAGGCGCAACACCTCTCGTGACTGCTCCGTCAGCTGCTCTACGGATGCGCTGTTTTCTTCGGAGACGGCTGCCAGCTCATGAGCAGAATTCGCGAGTACCGCCCTCAGCTCGTCTTTTTTATCCTGCTCGAGTTGGCGTACACGCTCGTGCTCCTTCTCGTATTCTTCCAATACGATCTGCTGCTCCAGGCTGAGAATCTTGGTCACTGCAGATAAGGCCTGGACAAACTCCTGCTTGTCCGCAATGTGCTGATGCAAGAGCTCCATGATGGACAGCTGCAGATTCTGAAACGCGCACATGTACCATTTCGGCGCAAGTCCGATCCGCATGTGCATGACGGCGATTCGGCTGCGCTGCTCGTAGTATTCGCTGTCGATCTTTCCGCTGAACATCTCTTGGATGTGTCTGGTCAGCGTTTGCTTGAGCCGTTCGATACTGCTGTGCTTCTCGATGATGCTCATGAGCAGATGCTCATTTTCTATATTTTCGTAAAAAAACCCAACTATTTTGTCAATATTCCGAATGATGAGCGGCTGAAGGGCCTTCGCGACAGCCAAATCTTGCTCGGTCAAATGAATCAGGGACATTTGCTTGGCCAGTTGAGACCCCGACTCGATATGCACTTCTCCCTTTTCTTTAATATCCCGAAAAAACGATTCCTTCTTCGCTTTTCCTTTGAAACCAAACAGGCTGGAGATCGGGCTTGTACTCATTGGGTGGGCTCCTTTTTCAGTGGTACTCTGCATATTCTCATTGTACTATACTATAATTTTTTCCAACTGGGTATATCCTTTGGATTATATCTATATACCCACTGTGGTCGAAATATAAACCACGACTATCTCCTACCTCCACCTACAAAAAAGGACTCTCTCCTGAGCAAAGCAACCGGAGAGGTCCTCTTCTTTCGGGCTATCTTTGCGCCTTTTTCACCTGGGCGCTCTGCAGCTTCCAGCCATCATTCACCCATTTCCACAGCGATTCCACGTACGCGATCGTATCCGCGTTGGCTACCCCGCTCACACGCTGCTCTCCTCTCAGCTCGCATGTTCCGTCAGCCGCTTCGACCGGCTTTAGAACACTGAACGTATTGGGCAGCACCTCTACCGGCTGCACCAGCTTGCCATTCTTGTAGACGCCGTTTTCCTCGTAGATGTCTTTGCGGTCACTCAAATCGAGCACCGTCGTCTGATTCGTCTCCTTGATCGTCAACGGCACTTTATAGCCGTCCTGATAGGAGCCGGAAATGGTCAGCGGCTGTGGAACGGGCAATACGGCCGGGTTGTTGTCCTTGTCGCTGAACAGATAAAAATCAGAGGTGCCTGCACTACCGCCTGTCGGCGCTTGTACGAGGATTTGCTTGGTCTTGTTTCCGACGAAATCGCAAAACGACATCTCAGGTTGATAGCCGCCGTAGGTCGTCTGAAAGAATGACACCTTTTTCGCGACAGGATCCTGTACCATCAGCTTGAGCTGCTCATAGTACGGACTGTCGGGAGCAAACCGCTTGCCCAGCAGCGTGATGATATCAGCTCTCGCATCACCCGTCACATCCTGCCGCGCAATCTTCAGCTCCTCATAGACGGCCGGGGCAGGTGCGATCTGACTGGCTTCCGGTGTGGGAACAGCCATTCCTGCTCCACTCGTCTCGATCCCCCAAATCATGCTGCACACGATCCCGATCCACTTGCCAGCCCACATGCGTGATTCCACCTTTCGACTTTTGCTGGTAATCCTAGTATGTAGTCAAAGAACTTCAATCTATGCTTCTCCGTAAACCAAA of Brevibacillus choshinensis contains these proteins:
- a CDS encoding globin-coupled sensor protein encodes the protein MSTSPISSLFGFKGKAKKESFFRDIKEKGEVHIESGSQLAKQMSLIHLTEQDLAVAKALQPLIIRNIDKIVGFFYENIENEHLLMSIIEKHSSIERLKQTLTRHIQEMFSGKIDSEYYEQRSRIAVMHMRIGLAPKWYMCAFQNLQLSIMELLHQHIADKQEFVQALSAVTKILSLEQQIVLEEYEKEHERVRQLEQDKKDELRAVLANSAHELAAVSEENSASVEQLTEQSREVLRLAENGSNYSNKAHQLSQEGKEKLEKQQEQMQLIAESAKQISEEMNTLEENSEKIRGIVNVVTAIAEQTNLLALNAAIEAARAGEQGRGFAVVADEVRKLAEQTKQSVFGVRELIEKTNQQTGVLSMVFTEIQALVASSTSMTNETNAFFEGIMSSVMDGKEQSMQIQKELEKFFRVMEDMNQAVAQVASSADELSEITENL